Within the Streptomyces vilmorinianum genome, the region TGGTCGTGGGGTCGTAGTCCGGACTGACCCAGGTGTCGGAGATCCGGATCTCCTGTCCGCCCTGGCCCCGCAGGGCGCTCCGGCCCGCGATGACCTTGAAGTCGGACAGCTCCCAGGGGTCGCCGCCGAGGACGTCCCTGCCGACGCAGTGGGCCGCGGTCAGCACCCGGGTGGGTGCCACGACCACTCCCCCGCAGAACTGACCGGCGCGCGTACCTCCGAACCGGTCACGGCTGGAGAGCGCCACGGCCCACGGCGCGTCCGAGATCTTGGCGGGCTGACCTCCGACCACGACGCTGTCGGCGGCCGCGGGAGCGGCGGCGGCGAACGGCCCGGCCGCCGCCGAGATCAGGCCCAGCGCAGCGGTCAATGCTCGGGCGATGGGGGGACGCATAGAGCCTCCTGACTCTCCGGTGATGTCGGTTCACCCAGCGTCGTCCAGGCGCCCCCACCCTGCACCCGCGCACGCCGAAGGGCCCGGTCCCCTTCCGGGAACCGGGCCCTTCGTCTCGTACGACCGTCGACTAGTCGAGGTAGTCGCGCAGAACCTGCGAACGGGACGGGTGCCGCAGCTTCGACATCGTCTTGGACTCGATCTGACGGATGCGCTCGCGTGTCACGCCGTAGACCTTGCCGATCTCGTCCAGCGTCTTCGGCTGGCCGTCGGTGAGACCGAAGCGCATGGAGACCACGCCGGCCTCACGCTCGGAGAGCGTGTCGAGCACGGAGTGCAGCTGCTCCTGGAGGAGCGTGAAGCTGACCGCGTCGGCCGGGACGACCGCCTCGGAGTCCTCGATCAGGTCACCGAACTCGCTGTCTCCGTCCTCACCCAGCGGGGTGTGGAGGGAGATCGGCTCGCGGCCGTACTTCTGGACCTCGATGACCTTCTCGGGGGTCATGTCGAGCTCCTTGGCCAGCTCCTCCGGGGTGGGCTCACGGCCCAGGTCCTGGAGCATCTGGCGCTGGACGCGCGCGAGCTTGTTGATGACCTCGACCATGTGCACCGGGATACGGATGGTGCGGGCCTGGTCGGCCATGGCGCGGGTGATCGCCTGACGGATCCACCAGGTGGCGTACGTGGAGAACTTGTAGCCCTTGGTGTAGTCGAACTTCTCGACGGCACGGATCAGACCCAGGTTGCCCTCCTGGATCAGGTCCAGGAAGAGCATGCCGCGGCCGGTGTAGCGCTTGGCCAGCGAGACCACCAGACGGAGGTTGGCCTCCAGGAGGTGGTTCTTGGCGCGGCGGCCGTCCTCGGCGATGATCTCCAGCTCGCGCTTGAGCTTGGGCGCCAGCTTGTCGGAGTTGGCCAGCTTGTCCTCGGCGAACAGACCGGCCTCGATGCGCTTGGCGAGCTCGACCTCCTGCTCGGCGTTGAGCAGCGGGACCTTGCCGATCTGCTTCAGGTAGTCCTTGACCGGGTCGGCGGTGGCACCGGCGACGGCGACCTGCTGCGCCGGAGCGTCGTCCTCGTCCTCGTCGGACAGGACGAAGCCCTTGTTCTCGCCCTCGGCCTCTTC harbors:
- a CDS encoding RNA polymerase sigma factor; amino-acid sequence: MSASTSRTLPPEIAESESVMALIERGKADGQIAGDDVRRAFEADQIPPTQWKNVLRSLNQILEEEGVTLMVSAAESPKRARKSVAAKSPAKRTATKTVTAKTTVTKTVSAATAAPAAESADPADEAGAPAKKTAAKKTAAKKTVAKKTAAKKTTAKKTAAKKDADEVLEGEELLDDVAPGKGEDEEAEGENKGFVLSDEDEDDAPAQQVAVAGATADPVKDYLKQIGKVPLLNAEQEVELAKRIEAGLFAEDKLANSDKLAPKLKRELEIIAEDGRRAKNHLLEANLRLVVSLAKRYTGRGMLFLDLIQEGNLGLIRAVEKFDYTKGYKFSTYATWWIRQAITRAMADQARTIRIPVHMVEVINKLARVQRQMLQDLGREPTPEELAKELDMTPEKVIEVQKYGREPISLHTPLGEDGDSEFGDLIEDSEAVVPADAVSFTLLQEQLHSVLDTLSEREAGVVSMRFGLTDGQPKTLDEIGKVYGVTRERIRQIESKTMSKLRHPSRSQVLRDYLD